AAAAAAGATCCTTATTTTTCGAGGAAACAAGCGAAGTTAACAGAGAATAAAATAAAATGACACTAAAAATGACGTTCCTCGGCTCAGGTTCAGCCTTTACTGTAGGACCAGAAAATTATCATTCAAATATTTTATTGCAAATAGGAAAAGATACCCTTCTTCTTGATGCCGGATCAGATCTAAGGCATTCCCTATGCGAACAAAAACTGGATTATCATGACATCTATAATGTATATATTTCTCATTTACATGGTGACCATACTGGAGGCCTGGAATGGCTAGCATTAACCACCCACTTTGATCCAGACTATGATGGCAAGCCTAATCTGTTTGCCAACGAACACATTATTACTGATTTATGGGAAAAAACACTATCAGGCGGGTTGAGCACCCTGCCACATAAACATCCTTCTATTGATACCTTTTTTAATCCCAAACCCATAAAAGAAGATGGAAGTTTTATATGGCAGTCCGTAGAGTTTAAATTAGTTCGAACCATTCATTATTATAGTGAGTATAAACTGATGCCCAGTTATGGCTTAGCATTTACATATAATAAAACTCGTGTTTTTTTCACCACTGATACTCAAAGCAGCCCAGAGCTGACCCCACTCTATGAAAAAGCCGATATCATCTTTCATGATTGTGAAACAACACCAACCAAAAGTACTGTGCACTCCCATTACTCGGAACTGAGCCTTTTACCAAAACATTTAAAGAAGAAAATTTGGCTCTACCACTACAATCCTGGACCCCTACCAAATGCAAAAAAAGATGGCTTTCTCGGCTTTGTTACTAAGGGGCAGCATTTCTTGTTTTAACAGGTGGACAAATTTCTGCGTTCCCGGCGCTGAAGAAAGACGGAGCTAAAATTTCTTAGACGGAAGGCTCAAGTCCTGACCCAACCTTGCTCGAGTTTATATCTGGGATATAGCGCCAACTACCAATTCCAGTGGTTACCTCATGTTCCCCTCCTGAACAACCCATAACTGCTGATGGTTTAATCATTCTTAATTGTAATACAGAGACTGTATTTCCATTTTCACCAAGTAACAAGAGTGATACTCTGTTATGGCGAGTTGCATGTTTATGATCATGAAGTACCAGGCAAGGGAAATCACCTAAATCTTCAATGATGTATCGATATTGGGACTGTCCATCAATCAATGAACAACCCTGGTTATTAATTAATCGTTGGATGACTTCATTCGCTGCATCTCCATGCTCTATACAATTATCAGCAATTGCTACCTTTGAAGCCCGTGCTAATTGTAAAGCCAGAGCCTCTAACTGATAAAAATTCTGATGTTGTTGCTCCTGTTGATTTAGCGCCTTATG
The sequence above is drawn from the Legionella antarctica genome and encodes:
- a CDS encoding type II secretion system protein — encoded protein: MSKQYSGFIFLMTLCVILVISSLLITCLHHVLLYHKALNQQEQQHQNFYQLEALALQLARASKVAIADNCIEHGDAANEVIQRLINNQGCSLIDGQSQYRYIIEDLGDFPCLVLHDHKHATRHNRVSLLLLGENGNTVSVLQLRMIKPSAVMGCSGGEHEVTTGIGSWRYIPDINSSKVGSGLEPSV
- a CDS encoding MBL fold metallo-hydrolase, whose amino-acid sequence is MTLKMTFLGSGSAFTVGPENYHSNILLQIGKDTLLLDAGSDLRHSLCEQKLDYHDIYNVYISHLHGDHTGGLEWLALTTHFDPDYDGKPNLFANEHIITDLWEKTLSGGLSTLPHKHPSIDTFFNPKPIKEDGSFIWQSVEFKLVRTIHYYSEYKLMPSYGLAFTYNKTRVFFTTDTQSSPELTPLYEKADIIFHDCETTPTKSTVHSHYSELSLLPKHLKKKIWLYHYNPGPLPNAKKDGFLGFVTKGQHFLF